The proteins below come from a single Vitis vinifera cultivar Pinot Noir 40024 chromosome 9, ASM3070453v1 genomic window:
- the LOC100254662 gene encoding pumilio homolog 5 isoform X1 has product MATESPMRMVESSGATKWPSSMDAATFVSPLKNMAAEELGLLLNGHRLHGDQSDMVPNRSGSAPPSMEGSFAAIGNLMTQRNNLDSSLASLSSAIENSESEEQLRSDPAYFAYYCSNVNLNPRLPPPLISRENQRLVRHIGGFGNNWRLTSFDDSGNGSLHLSRGSLSTHKEESEDDRSPRQTSDDWPESSSAVMPGQKTASSAGRHKSLVDLIQEDFPRTPSPVYNQSRSSSHAATEELLDLDVHAISLNDSSLEISKLPEPGPGTVDVSASTCTLDAPAIGLMPNKDDAANSFPSSSYSDRKHSSLPLPKDESSDKGGAGALVSGGAGLEVSRVESKTKASNVSSLLVAENNANKQEQKPSYERNMPPHHPYAQQSSPYKVQGVQAQVISQGMSHPYNGMEKLPHAPPKFSSVEVQPMMQSPGLTPPLYATAAAYIASGSPFYPNIQPSGLFAPQYGMGGYGLSSALVPQFIGGYPSPAAIPMPFDATSGPSFNVRTTGASMGESIPHELQNLNKFYGHHGLMLQPSFLDPLHMQYFQHPFEDAYGAAGQYGRLPPRGVIGGQDSSVSQKESHVSAYMGDQKLQPPTNGSLSVPSPRKGGIMGSSYYGSPPNMGVMTQFPASPLSSPILPGSPVGGTNHPGRRNEMRFPQGPIRNVGVYSGWQGQRGADNFEDPKKHSFLEELKSNNARKFELSDIAGRTVEFSVDQHGSRFIQQKLENCSGEEKASVFKEVLPHASRLMTDVFGNYVIQKFFEHGTPEQRRELAYQLAGQMIPLSLQMYGCRVIQKALEVIELDQKTQLVHELDGHVIRCVRDQNGNHVIQKCIECIPTEKIGFIISAFKGQVTVLSSHPYGCRVIQRVLEHCSEVSQSQFIVDEILESAYVLAEDQYGNYVTQHVLERGNPHERSQIISKLTGKIVQMSQHKYASNVIEKCLEYGSTSECELLIEEIIGQSEDNDNLLVMMKDQFANYVVQKILETSNDKQREILLNRIRVHLNALKKYTYGKHIVARFEQLCCEGTFCYDTFD; this is encoded by the exons ATGGCAACTGAGAGCCCTATGAGAATGGTGGAAAGCAGTGGAGCTACTAAATGGCCCTCTTCCATGGATGCTGCAACATTTGTATCACCATTAAAGAATATGGCAGCGGAGGAGTTGGGATTACTTCTGAATGGTCATAGGTTGCATGGAGATCAGAGCGATATGGTTCCGAATCGAAGTGGTAGTGCACCACCTAGTATGGAGGGTTCTTTTGCTGCTATTGGGAATCTAATGACTCAACGGAACAATCTGGATTCAAGCTTGGCAAGTTTAAGCAGTGCTATTGAGAATTCTGAGTCTGAGGAACAACTGCGGTCTGATCCAGCCTATTTTGCATACTACTGCTCTAACGTCAACCTGAATCCAAGGCTTCCTCCACCGCTTATTTCACGGGAGAATCAACGCCTGGTACGCCATATTGGTGGTTTTGGCAATAATTGGAGATTAACTTCTTTTGACGACAGTGGAAATGGATCTCTGCATTTGTCTCGTGGTTCCCTATCTACTCACAAGGAGGAGTCTGAGGATGATAGGTCACCCCGACAAACCTCAGATGATTGGCCAGAAAGCAGCAGTGCAGTTATGCCTGGACAGAAGACAGCTTCTTCAGCAGGTCGTCATAAAAGTTTGGTTGATCTGATACAG GAAGACTTTCCCCGCACCCCATCTCCTGTATATAATCAGTCTCGTTCCTCGAGCCATGCAGCAACGGAGGAACTACTTGATCTTGATGTTCATGCCATTTCATTAAATGATTCCTCtcttgaaatttcaaaattaccGGAACCAGGTCCAGGCACTGTTGATGTTTCTGCAAGCACATGCACTCTAGATGCACCTGCTATTGGGTTAATGCCCAATAAGGATGATGCGGCTAACTCTTTTCCAAGCTCATCATATTCTGATAGAAAACACAGCTCATTGCCTCTACCTAAAGATGAATCAAGTGATAAAGGTGGGGCTGGTGCGTTAGTTAGTGGGGGCGCTGGATTGGAGGTTTCTAGAGTGGAGTCTAAAACAAAAGCATCTAATGTATCTAGTCTTCTAGTTGCTGAGAATAATGCAAATAAACAAGAACAGAAACCATCGTATGAGAGGAATATGCCGCCACACCATCCATATGCACAACAAAGCTCTCCATACAAAGTTCAGGGAGTTCAGGCTCAAGTGATCTCTCAAGGAATGAGCCACCCTTATAATGGCATGGAAAAACTTCCCCATGCACCCCCTAAGTTCTCTTCAGTTGAGGTACAGCCTATGATGCAGTCTCCTGGACTCACCCCTCCTCTGTATGCAACAGCAGCAGCATATATTGCTTCAGGAAGTCCATTTTACCCTAATATACAGCCATCAGGCCTATTTGCTCCGCAGTATGGGATGGGTGGATATGGTCTGAGTTCGGCACTTGTTCCTCAATTTATAGGTGGGTACCCTTCTCCTGCTGCCATTCCTATGCCTTTTGATGCTACTTCTGGTCCAAGCTTTAATGTTCGAACAACTGGTGCATCAATGGGGGAAAGCATTCCACATGAGTTACAAAATCTGAACAAGTTCTATGGGCATCATGGGTTAATGCTGCAACCTTCTTTTCTGGATCCTCTTCACATGCAATACTTTCAGCATCCTTTTGAGGACGCATATGGTGCTGCAGGTCAGTATGGTCGGTTGCCACCAAGAGGTGTTATTGGGGGTCAAGATTCCTCTGTTTCACAGAAAGAGTCCCATGTCAGTGCCTACATGGGTGATCAGAAACTCCAGCCTCCAACAAATGGAAGCCTGAGTGTTCCAAGTCCAAGAAAAGGGGGAATAATGGGCAGTAGTTATTATGGAAGTCCTCCCAACATGGGTGTCATGACACAATTTCCGGCCTCACCTCTCTCTAGTCCGATACTGCCTGGATCTCCAGTAGGTGGGACAAATCATCCAGGACGTAGAAATGAAATGAGGTTTCCTCAAGGTCCAATTAGAAATGTAGGAGTATATTCTGGATGGCAAGGACAAAGAGGAGCAGACAACTTTGAGGATCCCAAAAAACACTCTTTTCTCGAAGAACTCAAATCTAACAATGCCCGGAAATTTGAGCTCTCTGATATTGCAGGACGCACAGTTGAATTCAG TGTTGATCAACATGGGAGTCGGTTTATTCAGCAGAAGTTGGAGAATTGTAGTGGTGAAGAGAAGGCATCTGTTTTCAAAGAGGTTCTTCCACATGCTTCAAGATTAATGACTGATGTCTTTGGGAATTATGTTATTCAAAAG TTTTTTGAACATGGGACTCCTGAGCAGAGAAGGGAACTTGCATATCAACTTGCTGGCCAGATGATACCTTTAAGTCTGCAAATGTATGGTTGTCGTGTGATCCAGAAG GCCCTTGAGGTTATTGAGCTTGATCAGAAGACACAACTTGTGCATGAGCTTGATGGACATGTTATCAGATGTGTACGCGACCAAAATGGGAATCATGTGATTCAGAAGTGTATTGAATGCATTCCTacagagaaaattggatttattaTATCTGCTTTTAAAGGCCAAGTTACCGTGCTTTCTAGTCATCCCTATGGTTGTCGTGTTATTCAG AGAGTTTTGGAACATTGTTCGGAGGTGTCACAAAGTCAATTTATAGTGGATGAGATCTTGGAATCTGCTTATGTTCTTGCAGAAGACCAGTATGGCAATTATGTTACTCAG CATGTTTTGGAGAGGGGAAATCCCCATGAAAGAAGCCAAATTATCAGCAAGTTGACTGGAAAAATTGTACAAATGAGTCAGCATAAATATGCATCCAATGTTATCGAGAAATGTT
- the LOC100254662 gene encoding pumilio homolog 5 isoform X2 — MATESPMRMVESSGATKWPSSMDAATFVSPLKNMAAEELGLLLNGHRLHGDQSDMVPNRSGSAPPSMEGSFAAIGNLMTQRNNLDSSLASLSSAIENSESEEQLRSDPAYFAYYCSNVNLNPRLPPPLISRENQRLVRHIGGFGNNWRLTSFDDSGNGSLHLSRGSLSTHKEESEDDRSPRQTSDDWPESSSAVMPGQKTASSAGRHKSLVDLIQEDFPRTPSPVYNQSRSSSHAATEELLDLDVHAISLNDSSLEISKLPEPGPGTVDVSASTCTLDAPAIGLMPNKDDAANSFPSSSYSDRKHSSLPLPKDESSDKGGAGALVSGGAGLEVSRVESKTKASNVSSLLVAENNANKQEQKPSYERNMPPHHPYAQQSSPYKVQGVQAQVISQGMSHPYNGMEKLPHAPPKFSSVEVQPMMQSPGLTPPLYATAAAYIASGSPFYPNIQPSGLFAPQYGMGGYGLSSALVPQFIGGYPSPAAIPMPFDATSGPSFNVRTTGASMGESIPHELQNLNKFYGHHGLMLQPSFLDPLHMQYFQHPFEDAYGAAGQYGRLPPRGVIGGQDSSVSQKESHVSAYMGDQKLQPPTNGSLSVPSPRKGGIMGSSYYGSPPNMGVMTQFPASPLSSPILPGSPVGGTNHPGRRNEMRFPQGPIRNVGVYSGWQGQRGADNFEDPKKHSFLEELKSNNARKFELSDIAGRTVEFSVDQHGSRFIQQKLENCSGEEKASVFKEVLPHASRLMTDVFGNYVIQKFFEHGTPEQRRELAYQLAGQMIPLSLQMYGCRVIQKALEVIELDQKTQLVHELDGHVIRCVRDQNGNHVIQKCIECIPTEKIGFIISAFKGQVTVLSSHPYGCRVIQRVLEHCSEVSQSQFIVDEILESAYVLAEDQYGNYVTQHVLERGNPHERSQIISKLTGKIVQMSQHKYASNVIEKCLEYGSTSECELLIEEIIGQSEDNDNLLVMMKDQFANYVVQKILETSNDKQREILLNRIRVHLNALKKYTYGKHIVARFEQLCCEESPAPES, encoded by the exons ATGGCAACTGAGAGCCCTATGAGAATGGTGGAAAGCAGTGGAGCTACTAAATGGCCCTCTTCCATGGATGCTGCAACATTTGTATCACCATTAAAGAATATGGCAGCGGAGGAGTTGGGATTACTTCTGAATGGTCATAGGTTGCATGGAGATCAGAGCGATATGGTTCCGAATCGAAGTGGTAGTGCACCACCTAGTATGGAGGGTTCTTTTGCTGCTATTGGGAATCTAATGACTCAACGGAACAATCTGGATTCAAGCTTGGCAAGTTTAAGCAGTGCTATTGAGAATTCTGAGTCTGAGGAACAACTGCGGTCTGATCCAGCCTATTTTGCATACTACTGCTCTAACGTCAACCTGAATCCAAGGCTTCCTCCACCGCTTATTTCACGGGAGAATCAACGCCTGGTACGCCATATTGGTGGTTTTGGCAATAATTGGAGATTAACTTCTTTTGACGACAGTGGAAATGGATCTCTGCATTTGTCTCGTGGTTCCCTATCTACTCACAAGGAGGAGTCTGAGGATGATAGGTCACCCCGACAAACCTCAGATGATTGGCCAGAAAGCAGCAGTGCAGTTATGCCTGGACAGAAGACAGCTTCTTCAGCAGGTCGTCATAAAAGTTTGGTTGATCTGATACAG GAAGACTTTCCCCGCACCCCATCTCCTGTATATAATCAGTCTCGTTCCTCGAGCCATGCAGCAACGGAGGAACTACTTGATCTTGATGTTCATGCCATTTCATTAAATGATTCCTCtcttgaaatttcaaaattaccGGAACCAGGTCCAGGCACTGTTGATGTTTCTGCAAGCACATGCACTCTAGATGCACCTGCTATTGGGTTAATGCCCAATAAGGATGATGCGGCTAACTCTTTTCCAAGCTCATCATATTCTGATAGAAAACACAGCTCATTGCCTCTACCTAAAGATGAATCAAGTGATAAAGGTGGGGCTGGTGCGTTAGTTAGTGGGGGCGCTGGATTGGAGGTTTCTAGAGTGGAGTCTAAAACAAAAGCATCTAATGTATCTAGTCTTCTAGTTGCTGAGAATAATGCAAATAAACAAGAACAGAAACCATCGTATGAGAGGAATATGCCGCCACACCATCCATATGCACAACAAAGCTCTCCATACAAAGTTCAGGGAGTTCAGGCTCAAGTGATCTCTCAAGGAATGAGCCACCCTTATAATGGCATGGAAAAACTTCCCCATGCACCCCCTAAGTTCTCTTCAGTTGAGGTACAGCCTATGATGCAGTCTCCTGGACTCACCCCTCCTCTGTATGCAACAGCAGCAGCATATATTGCTTCAGGAAGTCCATTTTACCCTAATATACAGCCATCAGGCCTATTTGCTCCGCAGTATGGGATGGGTGGATATGGTCTGAGTTCGGCACTTGTTCCTCAATTTATAGGTGGGTACCCTTCTCCTGCTGCCATTCCTATGCCTTTTGATGCTACTTCTGGTCCAAGCTTTAATGTTCGAACAACTGGTGCATCAATGGGGGAAAGCATTCCACATGAGTTACAAAATCTGAACAAGTTCTATGGGCATCATGGGTTAATGCTGCAACCTTCTTTTCTGGATCCTCTTCACATGCAATACTTTCAGCATCCTTTTGAGGACGCATATGGTGCTGCAGGTCAGTATGGTCGGTTGCCACCAAGAGGTGTTATTGGGGGTCAAGATTCCTCTGTTTCACAGAAAGAGTCCCATGTCAGTGCCTACATGGGTGATCAGAAACTCCAGCCTCCAACAAATGGAAGCCTGAGTGTTCCAAGTCCAAGAAAAGGGGGAATAATGGGCAGTAGTTATTATGGAAGTCCTCCCAACATGGGTGTCATGACACAATTTCCGGCCTCACCTCTCTCTAGTCCGATACTGCCTGGATCTCCAGTAGGTGGGACAAATCATCCAGGACGTAGAAATGAAATGAGGTTTCCTCAAGGTCCAATTAGAAATGTAGGAGTATATTCTGGATGGCAAGGACAAAGAGGAGCAGACAACTTTGAGGATCCCAAAAAACACTCTTTTCTCGAAGAACTCAAATCTAACAATGCCCGGAAATTTGAGCTCTCTGATATTGCAGGACGCACAGTTGAATTCAG TGTTGATCAACATGGGAGTCGGTTTATTCAGCAGAAGTTGGAGAATTGTAGTGGTGAAGAGAAGGCATCTGTTTTCAAAGAGGTTCTTCCACATGCTTCAAGATTAATGACTGATGTCTTTGGGAATTATGTTATTCAAAAG TTTTTTGAACATGGGACTCCTGAGCAGAGAAGGGAACTTGCATATCAACTTGCTGGCCAGATGATACCTTTAAGTCTGCAAATGTATGGTTGTCGTGTGATCCAGAAG GCCCTTGAGGTTATTGAGCTTGATCAGAAGACACAACTTGTGCATGAGCTTGATGGACATGTTATCAGATGTGTACGCGACCAAAATGGGAATCATGTGATTCAGAAGTGTATTGAATGCATTCCTacagagaaaattggatttattaTATCTGCTTTTAAAGGCCAAGTTACCGTGCTTTCTAGTCATCCCTATGGTTGTCGTGTTATTCAG AGAGTTTTGGAACATTGTTCGGAGGTGTCACAAAGTCAATTTATAGTGGATGAGATCTTGGAATCTGCTTATGTTCTTGCAGAAGACCAGTATGGCAATTATGTTACTCAG CATGTTTTGGAGAGGGGAAATCCCCATGAAAGAAGCCAAATTATCAGCAAGTTGACTGGAAAAATTGTACAAATGAGTCAGCATAAATATGCATCCAATGTTATCGAGAAATGTT